Proteins found in one Choloepus didactylus isolate mChoDid1 chromosome 3, mChoDid1.pri, whole genome shotgun sequence genomic segment:
- the LOC119530574 gene encoding putative tripartite motif-containing protein 75 — protein sequence MAFAASLTDLQAEASCPICLDFLRDPVTIDCGHSFCCSCIAQCWEDLQDILPCPICLHHCLDRELKRNTQLSHMTELVRQLSTRRGKRKQQEKKPLCEKHNRVVTLFCQKDLELLCAQCRVSSDHRDHRLMSIEQAAATHRKKLKSSMEPLKKEVEDAEKGLETQISESFKLKMKVEKQRLEFYSDFEQVMKLLGKEQDAILLGLMMEEEDLQEKLTENNMQISEHISTLKNKLDEITEKCVQSKLELLTDIDGIYRSYENLKTPAVFSYELKKESCSLPPQYFGLQKMINMFKVDLTFDPETAHPNLILSDNRTSVTYGKEEPNFPYNPKRFTLHPAVLSSEGFHSARHFWQVEVRGTGEWSLGVCKDSLPRNAIPSGMPKDGCWQIQQWTNTSATRDTRELIRIGIFLDYELGEVSFYNMDKRYHIYTFADTFTEKVRPYFSIGPTTNSLTISIITDEQ from the coding sequence ATGGCCTTTGCAGCCTCCCTCACTGACCTCCAAGCAGAGGCCAGCTGCCCCATCTGCCTGGATTTCCTGAGAGACCCAGTGACCATTGACTGCGGCCACAGCTTCTGTTGCTCCTGCATTGCCCAGTGCTGGGAAGATCTCCAGGACATCCTCCCCTGTCCCATCTGCCTCCACCACTGCCTTGACAGGGAGCTCAAGAGGAACACCCAGTTATCTCACATGACTGAACTTGTGAGGCAACTATCCACCAGGAGGGGCAAGAGGAAACAGCAGGAAAAGAAACCCCTGTGTGAGAAGCACAATCGGGTTGTGACCCTGTTCTGCCAGAAGGACCTggagctgctgtgtgcacagtgcCGGGTCTCCTCTGACCATCGGGATCACCGCCTGATGtccatagagcaggctgcagctACTCACAGGAAGAAGCTCAAAAGCTCCATGGAGCCCCTGAAGAAGGAAGTTGAGGATGCTGAAAAAGGTTTGGAAACACAAATCtcagaatcttttaaattgaaGATGAAGGTTGAAAAGCAGAGGCTCGAATTTTACTCTGACTTTGAACAAGTAATGAAGTTACTGGGAAAGGAGCAGGATGCCATTCTTCTGGGATTAATGATGGAAGAGGAGGATCTCCAAGAGAAACTCACTGAAAATAATATGCAAATTTCAGAGCATATTTCCACACTAAAAAATAAGCTCGATGAAATAACAGAAAAGTGTGTGCAGTCTAAACTGGAGTTACTGACAGATATTGACGGTATCTACAGAAGCTATGAAAACCTAAAAACCCCAGCTGTGTTTTCTTatgaattaaagaaagagagtTGCTCTCTTCCTCCACAATATTTTGGCCTGCAGAAAATGATCAACATGTTTAAGGTAGATTTGACATTTGATCCTGAAACGGCACATCCCAATCTTATCTTGTCAGACAACAGAACAAGTGTGACCTATGGAAAGGAGGAACCAAACTTTCCATACAATCCAAAGAGATTTACTCTCCACCCAGCTGTACTAAGTTCTGAAGGATTCCACAGTGCCAGGCACTTCTGGCAGGTAGAAGTAAGAGGCACAGGTGAATGGTCCTTAGGGGTGTGTAAAGACTCTCTCCCTAGAAATGCCATTCCATCAGGAATGCCAAAGGATGGATGTTGGCAAATCCAACAGTGGACAAATACTTCTGCTACCCGCGATACAAGAGAACTCATACGGATTGGCATTTTTCTGGATTATGAGTTGGGAGAAGTTTCGTTTTATAATATGGATAAGCGATACCATATTTACACCTTCGCTGatacttttacagaaaaagttagACCTTATTTTTCTATTGGACCAACTACAAACTCTCTGACCATCAGCATAATCACAGATGAACAGTAA